A region from the Variovorax sp. RKNM96 genome encodes:
- the dut gene encoding dUTP diphosphatase, producing the protein MKVDVRILDPRMVDQLPAYATPGSAGLDLRACLDAPITLEPNGWQLVGTGIAIHLADPAVAALILPRSGLGHKHGIVLGNLVGLIDSDYQGELKISAWNRSDTPFVLQPMERLAQLVIVPVVQAQFRVVTEFAASQRGEGGYGSTGKH; encoded by the coding sequence GTGAAAGTCGACGTCCGTATCCTCGATCCGCGCATGGTGGATCAACTGCCCGCATATGCCACCCCCGGAAGCGCCGGCCTCGACCTGCGGGCCTGCCTCGATGCACCGATCACGCTGGAGCCCAACGGCTGGCAACTGGTGGGCACGGGCATCGCCATCCACCTGGCGGACCCGGCGGTCGCGGCGCTGATCCTGCCGCGCTCGGGCCTGGGCCACAAGCACGGCATCGTGCTGGGCAACCTCGTCGGGTTGATCGACAGCGACTACCAGGGCGAACTCAAGATCAGCGCCTGGAACCGCAGCGACACGCCCTTCGTGCTGCAGCCGATGGAGCGGCTCGCGCAGCTGGTGATCGTGCCGGTGGTGCAGGCCCAGTTCAGGGTGGTCACGGAATTTGCGGCGTCGCAGCGCGGCGAGGGCGGCTACGGCTCCACCGGCAAGCACTGA
- the ftsB gene encoding cell division protein FtsB has product MRARFVPPIVLLLLLAVLQWQLWNGRGSVRDVQQLQTKLTDQKEANAKATITNERLASEVNDLKDGLEMVEERARAELGMVKPNEVFVQIAH; this is encoded by the coding sequence ATGCGCGCGCGCTTCGTTCCCCCCATCGTCCTGCTGCTCCTGCTGGCCGTCCTTCAGTGGCAGCTGTGGAACGGGCGCGGGAGCGTGCGCGACGTGCAGCAACTGCAGACCAAGCTGACCGACCAGAAGGAAGCCAACGCCAAGGCCACGATCACCAACGAGCGGCTGGCCTCGGAGGTCAACGACCTCAAGGACGGGCTCGAAATGGTCGAAGAACGTGCAAGAGCGGAACTCGGCATGGTCAAGCCGAACGAAGTGTTCGTACAGATCGCACACTGA
- a CDS encoding DUF1330 domain-containing protein — translation MTSAYIIANVEVTNPVQYEDYKKWSTEAMKAHGAEVCVRGGKVEVLEGDWAPQRIVILKFPSVEAAKKFNESPEYGKARDSRQGAAIMRMIVVEGL, via the coding sequence ATGACAAGCGCCTACATCATCGCTAACGTAGAAGTCACCAACCCGGTGCAGTATGAGGACTACAAGAAGTGGTCCACCGAAGCCATGAAGGCACACGGTGCCGAGGTGTGCGTGCGCGGCGGCAAGGTGGAAGTGCTCGAGGGCGACTGGGCTCCGCAGCGCATCGTGATCCTCAAGTTCCCGAGCGTCGAAGCCGCCAAGAAATTCAATGAATCGCCCGAATACGGCAAGGCGCGCGACTCGCGCCAGGGCGCCGCGATCATGCGCATGATCGTTGTCGAAGGTCTGTGA
- the pnuC gene encoding nicotinamide riboside transporter PnuC: MPELLSAPAFALWGSPVSWLELVAAVLALAMVGCNMREIHWGWPLAIVSSLLYVAVFAKARIYGDASLQVFFAFVALWGWFQWLRGHRSDGSALHVSRLSPRGIALTLAACAIAWPAVALFLRRFTDTDVPWWDGFATGLSLVGQFLLGRKFIENWLIWLAVNVVSVGLFIHKGLWLTVGLYAVFAVLSVAGYLAWCRRLPEAERA, translated from the coding sequence ATGCCCGAGCTTCTCTCGGCCCCTGCCTTTGCGCTCTGGGGCTCCCCCGTCAGCTGGCTCGAACTCGTGGCCGCCGTCCTCGCGCTCGCCATGGTCGGCTGCAACATGCGCGAGATCCACTGGGGCTGGCCGCTGGCCATCGTCAGCTCGCTGCTCTACGTCGCGGTCTTCGCCAAGGCGCGCATCTACGGCGATGCATCGCTGCAGGTGTTCTTCGCCTTCGTTGCGCTGTGGGGCTGGTTCCAGTGGCTGCGCGGCCATCGCAGCGACGGCAGTGCGTTGCACGTCAGCCGCCTGTCGCCGCGCGGCATCGCGCTCACCCTTGCGGCCTGCGCCATCGCGTGGCCCGCGGTCGCCCTCTTTCTTCGCCGCTTCACCGACACCGACGTGCCGTGGTGGGACGGGTTCGCTACCGGCCTCAGTCTCGTCGGCCAGTTCCTGCTCGGGCGCAAGTTCATCGAGAACTGGCTCATCTGGCTGGCCGTGAACGTCGTGAGCGTGGGCCTGTTCATCCACAAGGGTCTGTGGCTCACCGTCGGCCTGTACGCCGTGTTCGCGGTGCTCAGCGTGGCCGGCTACCTGGCATGGTGCCGGCGCCTGCCGGAGGCGGAGCGCGCATGA
- the eno gene encoding phosphopyruvate hydratase, which yields MSAIVDIVGREILDSRGNPTVECDVLLESGTMGRAAVPSGASTGSREAIELRDGDKSRYLGKGVLKAVENINTEISEAVLGLDASEQAFLDRTMIDLDGTDNKARLGANATLAVSMAVARAAAEESGLPLYRYFGGMGGMQLPVPMMNVINGGAHANNSLDLQEFMIIPVGAKSFREAVRYGAEVFHALKKILGDRGISTAVGDEGGFAPSVESHEAAIQLILEAIDKAGYTAGEQIALGLDCAASEFYKDGKYVLSGENLSLSAESWTDMLANWVDKYPIISIEDGMHEGDWDGWKHLTERLGKRVQLVGDDLFVTNTKILQEGIDKGIANSILIKINQIGTLTETFAAIEMAKRAGYTAVISHRSGETEDSTIADIAVGTNAGQIKTGSLSRSDRIAKYNQLLRIEEDLGDIASYPGRGAFYNLK from the coding sequence ATGAGTGCAATCGTTGACATCGTCGGCCGCGAAATTCTCGACAGCCGAGGCAACCCCACCGTCGAGTGCGACGTGCTGCTCGAGTCGGGCACCATGGGCCGCGCGGCCGTGCCCTCGGGCGCATCGACCGGTTCGCGCGAAGCCATCGAGCTGCGCGACGGCGACAAGAGCCGTTATCTCGGCAAGGGCGTGCTGAAGGCGGTGGAGAACATCAACACCGAGATCTCCGAAGCCGTGCTCGGCCTCGATGCCAGCGAACAGGCTTTTCTCGATCGCACGATGATCGACCTGGACGGCACCGACAACAAGGCACGCCTGGGCGCCAACGCCACCCTCGCCGTGTCGATGGCCGTGGCCCGCGCCGCGGCCGAAGAGTCGGGCCTGCCGCTGTACCGCTACTTCGGCGGCATGGGCGGCATGCAGCTGCCGGTGCCGATGATGAACGTCATCAACGGTGGCGCGCACGCCAACAACAGCCTCGATCTGCAGGAATTCATGATCATCCCCGTGGGCGCCAAGAGCTTCCGCGAGGCCGTGCGCTACGGCGCCGAAGTGTTCCATGCCCTGAAGAAGATTCTGGGCGACCGCGGCATCAGCACGGCGGTGGGCGACGAAGGCGGCTTTGCCCCCAGCGTCGAGAGCCATGAAGCGGCCATCCAGCTGATTCTGGAAGCGATCGACAAGGCCGGCTACACCGCGGGCGAACAGATCGCACTGGGCCTCGATTGCGCAGCCAGCGAGTTCTACAAGGACGGCAAGTACGTGCTGTCGGGCGAGAACCTGTCGCTGTCGGCCGAGAGCTGGACCGACATGCTCGCCAACTGGGTCGACAAGTACCCGATCATCAGCATCGAAGACGGCATGCACGAAGGCGACTGGGACGGCTGGAAGCACCTGACCGAGCGCCTGGGCAAGCGCGTGCAGCTGGTGGGCGACGACCTGTTCGTCACCAACACCAAGATCCTGCAAGAAGGCATCGACAAGGGCATCGCCAACTCGATCCTGATCAAGATCAACCAGATCGGCACGCTGACCGAAACCTTCGCCGCCATCGAGATGGCCAAGCGCGCGGGCTACACGGCCGTGATTTCGCACCGCTCGGGCGAGACCGAGGACAGCACCATCGCCGACATCGCCGTGGGCACCAACGCCGGCCAGATCAAGACCGGCTCGCTCTCGCGTTCGGACCGCATCGCCAAGTACAACCAGCTGCTGCGCATCGAAGAAGACCTCGGCGACATCGCCAGCTACCCGGGCCGCGGCGCGTTCTACAACCTCAAGTGA
- a CDS encoding cupin domain-containing protein: MEITQPLPLLGGLSAAQFMRRYWQKKPLLVRQAIPAMVPPIDRNALFALAEREEVESRLIRHGKAGWSLKHGPLARRALPPLKQPAWTLLVQGVDLHHEGVHELLRQFRFLPDARLDDLMISYASDTGGVGAHFDSYDVFLLQAQGRRRWSIGKQGDLRLQPDVPLKILENFEPEETFVLEPGDMLYLPPKYAHEGVAVGDDCMTFSIGLRSSAMGELGADLLARMAQAYSEDLEDAGPAELARYRDPTQPAVDAPAAMPAALQAFARKAVEAALRDPDAIDRALGESLTEPKANIWFDEGGDVPDAMQHVALDRRTRMLYDTRHIYINGESFRAGGADATLMRRLADRRALGPRELARASDGALALLGEWCEAGWVHAD, from the coding sequence ATGGAGATTACCCAACCGCTGCCGTTGCTCGGCGGCCTGAGCGCCGCGCAGTTCATGCGGCGGTACTGGCAGAAAAAGCCGCTGCTGGTCCGCCAGGCCATTCCCGCCATGGTGCCACCGATCGATCGCAACGCATTGTTTGCGCTGGCCGAACGCGAGGAGGTGGAATCGCGCCTCATCCGCCACGGCAAGGCCGGCTGGTCGCTCAAGCATGGCCCGCTCGCGCGGCGTGCCCTGCCGCCGCTGAAGCAACCCGCCTGGACCCTGCTGGTGCAGGGCGTCGACCTGCACCACGAGGGCGTGCACGAGCTGCTGCGGCAATTCCGCTTCCTGCCCGATGCGCGCCTAGACGACCTGATGATCAGCTACGCGAGCGACACCGGCGGCGTCGGCGCGCATTTCGACAGCTACGACGTGTTCCTGCTGCAGGCGCAGGGCCGCCGCCGCTGGTCCATCGGCAAGCAGGGCGACCTGCGCCTGCAGCCGGATGTGCCGCTGAAGATTCTCGAGAACTTCGAGCCGGAAGAGACCTTCGTGCTCGAGCCCGGCGACATGCTCTACCTGCCCCCGAAATACGCCCACGAGGGCGTGGCGGTCGGGGACGACTGCATGACCTTTTCCATCGGCCTGCGTTCCTCCGCCATGGGCGAGCTCGGCGCCGACCTGCTCGCGCGCATGGCCCAGGCCTATTCGGAAGACCTCGAGGACGCCGGCCCCGCGGAACTGGCGCGCTACCGCGACCCAACGCAGCCCGCCGTCGATGCCCCGGCTGCGATGCCCGCCGCGTTGCAGGCTTTCGCGCGCAAGGCCGTCGAAGCCGCGCTGCGCGATCCCGACGCCATCGATCGCGCCCTCGGCGAATCGCTGACCGAGCCCAAGGCCAACATCTGGTTCGACGAAGGCGGCGACGTGCCCGATGCGATGCAGCACGTGGCGCTCGACCGTCGCACGCGCATGCTCTACGACACGCGCCACATCTACATCAACGGCGAGAGCTTCCGTGCAGGCGGTGCCGATGCGACGCTGATGCGCC
- a CDS encoding FKBP-type peptidyl-prolyl cis-trans isomerase — protein MEISEQCVVGLTWTMKDTLGDVLDVLDEPVEFMVGGDDLFDVIEAALQGHEPGARVQLQVEPEQGFGDFNDQLLFLEPRSLFPEGTEEGMTFDGSALPKGVSDAIPRDALYTVAEIYPDHLVLDGNHPLAGIAIRLDITVRSVREATEEEVGRGTAGTAFFKVPPMAPGNQMLH, from the coding sequence ATGGAAATCTCTGAACAATGCGTGGTCGGTTTGACCTGGACGATGAAAGACACGCTCGGCGACGTGCTGGACGTGCTCGACGAGCCGGTGGAATTCATGGTGGGCGGCGACGATCTCTTCGACGTCATCGAGGCCGCCCTGCAAGGCCATGAGCCCGGCGCCCGTGTGCAACTGCAGGTCGAGCCCGAACAGGGTTTCGGCGACTTCAATGACCAGCTGCTCTTTCTCGAGCCGCGCTCGCTGTTCCCCGAAGGCACCGAAGAAGGCATGACCTTCGACGGCTCCGCGCTGCCGAAAGGCGTGAGCGACGCCATCCCGCGGGACGCTCTCTACACGGTCGCCGAAATCTACCCCGACCACTTGGTGCTCGACGGCAACCATCCGCTGGCCGGCATCGCGATCCGGCTCGACATCACCGTGCGCTCGGTGCGCGAGGCGACGGAAGAAGAAGTCGGCCGCGGCACCGCCGGAACGGCCTTTTTCAAGGTGCCGCCGATGGCGCCAGGCAACCAGATGCTGCACTGA
- a CDS encoding glycine zipper 2TM domain-containing protein, producing the protein MKISMRFVSVTASVLALATLTACVAPMPVYQTSRYPYQAPPQAIQYREASYVEYGHVANIEVLRSETAGTGTSGGGAVAGGVIGGVVGNQFGRGNGRAAATALGIVGGALLGNTIEAQQNGPRAYETYRVSVQTDRGGYRAFDVQSPGDLRIGDRVRIDNGQISRM; encoded by the coding sequence ATGAAGATCTCAATGCGCTTCGTATCCGTCACCGCCTCCGTGCTGGCCCTGGCCACGCTCACGGCGTGCGTTGCACCCATGCCGGTCTACCAGACCTCGCGCTATCCCTATCAGGCACCGCCGCAGGCGATCCAGTACCGCGAGGCGTCCTACGTCGAGTATGGCCATGTGGCCAACATCGAGGTGCTGCGCAGCGAAACGGCCGGCACAGGCACTTCTGGCGGCGGTGCTGTCGCCGGTGGCGTCATCGGCGGCGTGGTCGGCAACCAGTTCGGGCGCGGCAATGGCCGTGCGGCAGCCACCGCACTCGGCATCGTGGGCGGCGCCCTGCTGGGCAACACCATCGAGGCCCAACAGAACGGGCCACGCGCCTATGAAACCTATCGCGTGTCGGTACAGACCGACCGCGGCGGCTACCGGGCCTTCGACGTGCAAAGCCCGGGCGACCTGCGCATCGGCGACCGGGTGCGCATCGACAACGGCCAGATTTCGCGCATGTAA
- the kdsA gene encoding 3-deoxy-8-phosphooctulonate synthase, producing the protein MKLCGFDIGLNQPFFLIAGPCVVESEQLQMDTAGTLKEITSALGIPFIFKSSFDKANRSSGTSFRGPGRDKGLEILAKVKRELGLPVLTDVHTTEDITEAAKVVDVLQTPAFLCRQTDFIYAAAQSGKPVNIKKGQFLAPHDMKNVIDKARAAAKEAGLDEDSFMACERGASFGYNNLVSDMRSLAIMRETKAPVVFDATHSVQLPGGQGTTSGGQREMVPVLSRAAVAVGVAGLFMETHPDPAKALSDGPNAVPLKHMKALLETLLALDGVTKKNAFLEDVFQQ; encoded by the coding sequence ATGAAACTCTGCGGATTCGACATCGGGCTGAACCAGCCCTTCTTCCTGATCGCCGGCCCCTGCGTGGTCGAATCCGAGCAGCTGCAGATGGACACCGCCGGCACGCTGAAGGAAATCACCTCGGCGCTGGGCATTCCGTTCATCTTCAAGAGCAGCTTCGACAAGGCCAACCGCTCATCGGGCACCAGCTTTCGCGGCCCGGGCCGCGACAAGGGCCTCGAGATTCTGGCCAAGGTGAAGCGCGAGCTCGGCCTGCCCGTGCTGACCGACGTGCACACCACCGAAGACATCACCGAGGCCGCCAAGGTAGTCGACGTGCTGCAGACGCCCGCGTTCCTGTGCCGCCAGACCGACTTCATCTACGCCGCGGCGCAGTCGGGCAAGCCGGTGAACATCAAGAAGGGCCAGTTCCTCGCGCCGCACGACATGAAGAACGTGATCGACAAGGCACGCGCTGCCGCCAAGGAAGCCGGCCTCGACGAAGACAGCTTCATGGCCTGCGAACGCGGGGCGAGCTTCGGCTACAACAACCTCGTCTCGGACATGCGCTCGCTCGCGATCATGCGAGAGACCAAGGCGCCCGTGGTGTTCGACGCCACGCACTCGGTGCAGCTCCCCGGCGGCCAGGGCACGACCTCGGGCGGCCAGCGCGAGATGGTGCCGGTGCTCTCGCGCGCGGCCGTCGCCGTGGGCGTGGCGGGCCTCTTCATGGAGACGCACCCCGATCCCGCCAAGGCACTGAGCGACGGCCCCAACGCCGTGCCGCTCAAGCACATGAAGGCCCTGCTCGAGACGCTGCTGGCGCTCGACGGGGTCACCAAGAAAAACGCTTTCCTCGAGGACGTGTTTCAGCAATGA
- the coaBC gene encoding bifunctional phosphopantothenoylcysteine decarboxylase/phosphopantothenate--cysteine ligase CoaBC: MQDLAGKHIVLGLTGGIACYKSAELCRLFVKAGATVQVVMTEAAEQFITPVTMQALSGRTVYTSQWDAREPNNMPHINLSREADAIVLAPCSADFIARLVQGRSDDLLSLMCLARPMDRIPLLIAPAMNREMWVHPATQRNLMQVSADGATVLGVGNGWQACGETGDGRMLEPAQILEDITAFFQPKLLAGQKVLVTAGPTFEALDPIRGITNHSSGKMGFAIARAAREAGAEVTLVAGPVHLPTPRGVTRVDVLSAQDMLEATTRAAQSASIFVATAAVADWRPATHSDQKIKKDGSGKTPVLNFVENADILLTVAKSERAQAKKLFCVGFAAESENLVEHAKAKRERKGIPLLVGNIGPLTFGQDDNALLLVDAKGVRELPRAPKLTLARELMTEIAARLPDWRV; encoded by the coding sequence ATGCAAGATCTCGCCGGAAAACACATTGTCCTGGGCCTCACGGGCGGCATCGCCTGCTACAAGTCGGCCGAGTTGTGCCGGCTGTTCGTGAAGGCGGGGGCCACGGTCCAGGTCGTGATGACCGAGGCGGCCGAGCAGTTCATCACCCCGGTGACGATGCAGGCGCTCTCCGGGCGCACCGTCTACACCTCGCAGTGGGATGCCCGCGAGCCCAACAACATGCCGCACATCAACCTGAGCCGCGAGGCCGATGCGATCGTGCTGGCGCCGTGCAGTGCCGATTTCATCGCGCGACTGGTGCAGGGCCGCTCCGACGACCTGCTGAGCCTCATGTGCCTCGCGCGCCCGATGGACCGCATTCCCCTCCTGATCGCCCCGGCCATGAACCGCGAGATGTGGGTCCATCCGGCCACCCAGCGCAACCTGATGCAGGTGTCGGCCGACGGTGCGACCGTGCTGGGCGTGGGCAACGGCTGGCAGGCCTGCGGCGAGACTGGCGACGGGCGCATGCTGGAGCCGGCGCAGATCCTCGAGGACATCACCGCCTTCTTCCAGCCCAAGCTGCTGGCGGGGCAGAAGGTGCTGGTCACCGCCGGCCCGACCTTCGAGGCGCTCGATCCGATTCGCGGCATCACCAACCACTCGTCCGGCAAGATGGGCTTTGCCATCGCACGGGCCGCCCGGGAGGCGGGCGCCGAAGTCACGCTGGTGGCCGGTCCGGTGCATCTGCCCACGCCGCGCGGCGTGACCCGCGTCGATGTGCTGTCCGCGCAGGACATGCTCGAAGCCACCACCCGCGCTGCGCAGAGTGCTAGCATTTTTGTAGCTACCGCCGCCGTCGCCGATTGGCGTCCGGCCACGCACAGCGACCAGAAGATCAAGAAGGACGGCAGCGGCAAGACGCCGGTGCTCAACTTCGTCGAGAACGCCGACATCCTGCTCACCGTCGCCAAGAGCGAGCGGGCGCAGGCGAAGAAGCTGTTCTGCGTCGGCTTCGCGGCCGAGAGCGAGAACCTCGTCGAACATGCCAAGGCCAAGCGCGAGCGCAAGGGCATTCCGCTCCTGGTGGGCAACATCGGCCCGCTGACCTTCGGGCAGGACGACAACGCACTGCTGCTCGTGGACGCCAAGGGTGTGCGCGAGCTGCCCCGCGCGCCCAAGCTCACGCTGGCGCGCGAGCTGATGACGGAGATTGCCGCACGACTTCCCGACTGGAGGGTCTGA
- a CDS encoding CTP synthase, whose translation MTKFVFVTGGVVSSLGKGIASASLAAILESRGLQVTLIKLDPYINVDPGTMSPFQHGEVFVTDDGAETDLDLGHYERFINTRMRKANNFTTGQIYKTVLEKERRGDYLGKTVQVIPHITNEIQEYIKRGAGIGTAHEVDVAIVEIGGTVGDIESLPFLEAVRQMSLRMGPNNSAFVHLSYVPWIAAAGELKTKPTQHTAKELRAIGIQADALLCRADRPIPDDERAKISLFSNVPEWGVISMWDVDTIYKVPRMLHEQGLDGLICDKLRINTPPAKLQRWDDLVYEVEHPQQEVSIAMVGKYVDLSDSYKSLNEALRHAGMKNHARVKIDYIDSETITAQDVSRLAKYDAILVPGGFGQRGVEGKIAAARFAREGKVPYLGICLGMQVATIEYARHVAGLKNANSTEFDPETPTPVIALITEWKDADGTVKTRDAKSDLGGTMRLGAQSSDVSPGTLAHSIYGDVVTERHRHRYEANVNYLDELRAAGLVISALTQREHLTEIVELPQDVHPWFMGVQFHPEFKSTPWGGHPLFNAFIKAALEHKDQGAGSTKTLKAVA comes from the coding sequence ATGACCAAATTTGTCTTCGTCACCGGTGGTGTCGTATCTTCCCTTGGCAAGGGAATCGCCTCCGCCTCTCTCGCCGCGATCCTCGAATCGCGCGGCCTCCAAGTCACCCTCATCAAGCTCGATCCGTACATCAATGTCGACCCCGGCACGATGTCGCCCTTCCAGCATGGCGAGGTGTTCGTCACCGACGACGGTGCAGAAACCGACCTCGACCTCGGCCACTACGAGCGCTTCATCAACACGCGGATGCGCAAGGCCAACAACTTCACGACCGGCCAGATCTACAAGACCGTGCTCGAGAAGGAACGCCGTGGCGACTACCTCGGCAAGACGGTGCAGGTGATTCCGCACATCACCAACGAGATCCAGGAATACATCAAGCGCGGCGCCGGCATCGGCACGGCGCACGAGGTGGACGTGGCCATCGTCGAGATCGGCGGCACCGTGGGCGACATCGAATCGCTGCCCTTCCTGGAAGCCGTTCGCCAGATGAGCCTGCGCATGGGCCCGAACAACTCGGCCTTCGTGCACCTCTCCTACGTGCCCTGGATCGCCGCCGCCGGCGAACTCAAGACCAAGCCCACGCAGCACACCGCCAAGGAACTGCGCGCCATCGGCATCCAGGCCGACGCCCTCCTGTGCCGCGCCGACCGCCCGATTCCCGACGACGAGCGCGCCAAGATCTCGCTGTTCTCCAACGTGCCCGAATGGGGCGTCATCTCCATGTGGGACGTGGACACCATCTACAAGGTGCCCCGCATGCTGCACGAGCAGGGCCTGGATGGCCTCATCTGCGACAAGCTGCGCATCAACACCCCGCCCGCCAAGTTGCAGCGCTGGGACGACCTGGTCTACGAAGTCGAGCATCCGCAGCAGGAAGTCTCGATCGCCATGGTCGGCAAGTACGTCGACCTGTCGGACAGCTACAAGTCGCTGAACGAAGCGCTGCGCCACGCCGGCATGAAGAACCATGCCCGCGTGAAGATCGACTACATCGACTCCGAAACGATCACGGCGCAAGACGTGTCGCGCCTCGCGAAATACGATGCGATCCTGGTGCCCGGCGGCTTCGGCCAGCGCGGTGTCGAAGGCAAGATCGCGGCCGCCCGTTTCGCCCGCGAAGGCAAGGTGCCTTACCTCGGCATCTGCCTTGGCATGCAGGTGGCCACCATCGAGTACGCGCGCCACGTGGCGGGCCTCAAGAACGCAAACAGCACCGAGTTCGACCCCGAGACGCCCACCCCCGTGATCGCGCTGATCACCGAGTGGAAGGACGCAGACGGCACCGTGAAGACGCGCGATGCGAAGTCCGACCTTGGCGGCACCATGCGCCTGGGCGCGCAGAGCTCCGACGTCTCGCCCGGCACGCTGGCCCACAGCATCTACGGCGACGTGGTCACCGAGCGCCATCGCCACCGCTACGAAGCCAACGTCAACTACCTGGACGAACTGCGCGCGGCCGGCCTCGTGATCTCCGCGCTCACGCAGCGCGAGCACCTGACCGAAATCGTCGAACTGCCGCAGGACGTGCACCCCTGGTTCATGGGCGTGCAGTTCCACCCCGAGTTCAAGTCGACGCCGTGGGGCGGCCACCCGCTCTTCAACGCCTTCATCAAGGCGGCGCTCGAACACAAGGACCAGGGTGCGGGCAGCACCAAGACACTGAAGGCTGTGGCATGA